The proteins below are encoded in one region of Hordeum vulgare subsp. vulgare chromosome 3H, MorexV3_pseudomolecules_assembly, whole genome shotgun sequence:
- the LOC123444894 gene encoding non-specific lipid-transfer protein-like codes for MESKAVRCLCLLAMLLVAGLGAASGAGECGRVPADRMALKLAPCAAATQNPRSKVAPGCCAQIRSIGRSPKCLCAVMLSSTARQAGVNPAVAMTIPKRCAIANRPVGYKCGPYTLP; via the exons atggAGTCCAAGGCGGTGAGGTGCCTCTGCTTGCTCGCGATGCTCCTGGTGgccgggctcggggcggcgagcGGCGCCGGGGAGTGCGGCCGCGTCCCGGCGGACAGGATGGCGCTGAAGCTGGCCCCGTGCGCGGCGGCCACCCAGAACCCGCGGTCCAAGGTGGCGCCGGGCTGCTGCGCGCAGATACGCAGCATCGGGCGCAGCCCCAAGTGCCTCTGCGCCGTCATGCTGTCCAGCACCGCGCGCCAGGCCGGCGTCAACCCCGCCGTCGCCATGACCATCCCCAAGCGCTGCGCCATCGCCAACCGCCCCGTCGGCTACAAATGCGGCC CGTACACCCTCCCATGA
- the LOC123444892 gene encoding uncharacterized protein LOC123444892 isoform X2 produces the protein MEPKRSSPQPRAATTKKSPPRAAAADAAGADSPLSSLFHPASHGVNGKEQDLYAILFKGQNGNAQASMTDGQSQWSPAKSRTTYTKDNKYDSVGTSSCFGSSVHYGGRDYYGSSAPKQAAEYSDYKVDKKDPVADSHGDWWQGSFYY, from the exons ATGGAGCCCAAGAGGTCCTCGCCCCAGCCGCGCGCGGCGACGACTAAGAAgtcgcctccccgcgccgccgccgccgacgccgccgGGGCCGACTCGCCGCTCAGCAGCCTGTTCCACCCGGCGTCGCACGGG GTAAACGGCAAAGAGCAGGACCTGTACGCCATTCTTTTCAAAGGGCAGAACGGCAATGCTCAGGCTAGCATGACAG ATGGTCAATCCCAGTGGAGTCCTGCTAAAAGCCGTACAACATACACCAAGGATAACAAGTATGACTCAGTTGGCACGTCGTCTTGTTTTGGTTCTTCTGTGCACTATGGCGGCCGAGACTATTATGGCAGCTCTGCACCTAAGCAAGCCGCGGAATACAGTGAT TACAAGGTGGATAAGAAGGATCCTGTCGCAGATTCTCATGGCGATTGGTGGCAAG GCTCGTTTTACTACTAA
- the LOC123444892 gene encoding uncharacterized protein LOC123444892 isoform X1 has product MEPKRSSPQPRAATTKKSPPRAAAADAAGADSPLSSLFHPASHGVNGKEQDLYAILFKGQNGNAQASMTGNGQSQWSPAKSRTTYTKDNKYDSVGTSSCFGSSVHYGGRDYYGSSAPKQAAEYSDYKVDKKDPVADSHGDWWQGSFYY; this is encoded by the exons ATGGAGCCCAAGAGGTCCTCGCCCCAGCCGCGCGCGGCGACGACTAAGAAgtcgcctccccgcgccgccgccgccgacgccgccgGGGCCGACTCGCCGCTCAGCAGCCTGTTCCACCCGGCGTCGCACGGG GTAAACGGCAAAGAGCAGGACCTGTACGCCATTCTTTTCAAAGGGCAGAACGGCAATGCTCAGGCTAGCATGACAGGTA ATGGTCAATCCCAGTGGAGTCCTGCTAAAAGCCGTACAACATACACCAAGGATAACAAGTATGACTCAGTTGGCACGTCGTCTTGTTTTGGTTCTTCTGTGCACTATGGCGGCCGAGACTATTATGGCAGCTCTGCACCTAAGCAAGCCGCGGAATACAGTGAT TACAAGGTGGATAAGAAGGATCCTGTCGCAGATTCTCATGGCGATTGGTGGCAAG GCTCGTTTTACTACTAA